The genomic DNA CTTGAGGTTCCACTCTGCGCGAGCAAAGCTAGCGAGCCGTTTATCTTCTCATCCACCTCGACCTCCTTCAGCTTCATCCGGTTGAACATGCAGATCGCAAAGAGAACCACCACCGCGTTCTCCTTGCTGCGGCTGCACTCACTCTCCCTTATTGCACGGAGCATGCAAGCGGTGCCATCAAACTCGGTGATCATCTCCACCACCTCGTGGTTGCTCGATAGCAAAGCCAGTATAGCCAGGGACCCATCGACAAGTAACTGATCATCGATGGCTCTCATTGCCACATCCACGATCCCATTTTTTGTAGCTCTTGACTTGTTCTCATGGAGCAGACACAGGTTGAAAATTGCTGATGCTGCATCTTTCTTTGCTATGATGTTGCCATTGTCGAGAAGATCAACCAGAGGCCCAATTGCCCCTAGCTCCCCGATTTTCTCCTTGTTGGAGTCGAGTGCTGACAGAGTGAAGATGGCAGCTGCAGAGTTGCCACGGCTCCCCATGTCTCCTGATTTTAATGCCCATATCAGAAACGGGATTGCTTCTGGGTCATCTCCAATAACCTTCTTGTTACTATCATGAAGTGAAAAATTGAGAATTATGGTCACCATGTCCTCCAGAACTTGTGGATCGTTTTGCAATCCTGGAGTGGATCGAGCAAAGATCATTCGTGAGATGGAATCCGGCCTCTCTCCTAACACAGCTCTGAAATCGCTGTTCTGCTTTGTAGCCAGTCGAAGATACTTGATTGCTTGCCTCATTTCACTACTTTTTGGTGAGGAAGTGATTTTTTTGAATATCTCATCAAATGTTTTCTGGTCACTGTTGGTAGCATTGCTTTCCTCTTGGTTCTCAGCTGGTGGCAGATTAAATCTGTTCTCTGTGCACCACTGTAATATCATGCTTCGAACAAGGTGATTAGGAATGAGAGTTGTGTCCAGAAGAGCTTGATGAGTCTGCGGGCACAATTGGTTTCCTGCACTAAACCACTCCTCAATGCATCGACGATCATAGGTCTGCATGGAAAGAAACATAATATTATCAACACCTAGGCTAATAATAATCCAGCTTTGCTAATTTTCAATTGCTTGGAAATTTCATCATCTAAAACTACAACCACATAGCAATTGATACTACGT from Setaria italica strain Yugu1 chromosome VII, Setaria_italica_v2.0, whole genome shotgun sequence includes the following:
- the LOC101774532 gene encoding U-box domain-containing protein 9, translating into MAKPAPAEEDAAALRRRLRRSLAAVAAGGAAADVYDEAAAALEALREAELGTGGRKGGGGGGGEGRRPAAEGEEEKDAVQVPTQFLCPISSRIMSDPVIVASGQTYDRRCIEEWFSAGNQLCPQTHQALLDTTLIPNHLVRSMILQWCTENRFNLPPAENQEESNATNSDQKTFDEIFKKITSSPKSSEMRQAIKYLRLATKQNSDFRAVLGERPDSISRMIFARSTPGLQNDPQVLEDMVTIILNFSLHDSNKKVIGDDPEAIPFLIWALKSGDMGSRGNSAAAIFTLSALDSNKEKIGELGAIGPLVDLLDNGNIIAKKDAASAIFNLCLLHENKSRATKNGIVDVAMRAIDDQLLVDGSLAILALLSSNHEVVEMITEFDGTACMLRAIRESECSRSKENAVVVLFAICMFNRMKLKEVEVDEKINGSLALLAQSGTSRARRKAVGILEKMKRNMHNRHLSC